Below is a genomic region from Actinomyces weissii.
GTGCCGTGCCCACGGTACTGGGGGAGACCAGGAGCACCCGCCCGTCCGGCAGGTACTCCGAAGGCACCATGCCCGTCTGCCCCACCACCTGGTCCAGGCAGAAGGGCTGGCCCTGGGCGGGCAGCACCAGGTTCCCAACCACGGCCGCGCTGGCCGAGGCCTGCGCGTGGATGCCGTCCTCCCGCGCCAGCTCACAGCTGGGCACCTCCACCGGCACCAGCTCCGTGCCCTGCAGGCGGCTGACCGCCTGGGGGCTGGCCGTCACCACCAGGGGCGCCTGCCCCGGCTGGCTGAGCACCCGGAAGGGAGTCGACAGCTCCGCCACCTCCGTGCCCCCGCTCAACAGGGTCACGGAAGCCTGCCCGGACAAGGTGGACAGCAGCCTGCCATGCTTCTGGAAGATCTGCAGGTCCCCGCTGTTCCCGGCAGTCAGGTCCTCCCGGCTGGCGGTAGCCACCGTCATGCCCTCAGCCAGGTAGGTGGCCGAGACCAGGTTGCCGTCAGAGTCCGCCGGGTCCACCTCCACCCCGCCGATCATCGTGGAGGCGTTCTTGAACACTGTGCCCTCCTTGGAGGAGGACAGGCTGATCTGTCCACTGGTCCCGGTGGCGGTGTCGAACCAGGTAACCGGGGAGGCGACCACCGCGTCCTTGTCAGTGTCAGAGTCGGTGGTGTACCAGTAGCCGACCGCGCCGATCCCGTCGTCCCAGCTGATGCGCGGCGTCAGGGCCGACGGATCCGCCTCCTCTGGTGGGGTGACGGTGGCCTGCCAGGCCTCCGTACCGTCCCAGCGCAGGTGGCGCACGTCCAGGGCCTTGGTGCCCGGGTCCACGGTGGCCACGTAGGTCAGGCCGTTGTCGGACCAGTTGGTAAGCGAGTCCACTCCGGTGACCGCCGCGACCGGCTTGGCCAGCCCCCACTCACCCGGGCCGGAGGTCGGCAACGGGGTGGCTGAAGGAGAGGCTGGCTCGTTCGTGGTAGGCGCTGGTGCGGCCAAGGGGGATTCTTGCCCCGCACCGTTCCTGGCTCCGCCGGAGCAGGCGGCCAGGGCCCCGCACAGCAGCAGGGACGAGACCAGGAGCATCGGGGTGCTTCGTCTGGGACTCCGCATACGCATGCCTTTCCTTCGTGTCACCCGAGCGTCAGCAGCAGGGGCCGACGACGGTACGTGCAGTCGCGTGCAGCCGGGTGCTGGCCAGGCTCACAGGACGTTCCCGTCGGCATCAGCAGGACGTTTGGCGGCGCCCGCAGCAGCAGCACCAGCCAGCCTCGGCTGCGTATTGACGCTACCGCAGGGGCAAAAGCAGGAGTCCAGCGACTCTTGCCCTGAGCGAAACCAAATCAGGGATCTGCTAGGCAGGCCCCAGCCCGCACCCAGACCCCTGTAGTCGCAGCACTTTCCCTGGGAGGTGGCTGGGCGTGCGTTCCACCCTGCGCGGCCCGGCCCCCGGGCGGCCAGCCGGGAGCCCCGGAGCAGGCCGCCCACTACGTCGTCGTCAGTGCTATCACCCCCACCCCGCTGGGGGAGGGAAAGACCGCCACCGCTATCGGACTGGCCCAGGGGCTGCGTCGCGCCGGGCACCGCAGCGTGCTCACCCTGCGGCAGTCATCAATGGGCCCAACCTTTGGGATCAAGGGCGGGCCCGCCATGTACGGGGCGGACGGCGTCAGCTGGGCCCCGGCCGCCGCCCGCCAGGTGGAGGCCTGGCAGGCCGAGGGCTGGGGGAGCCTGCCCGTGCTGGTGGCCAGGACCCCGCTGTCGCTGACGGCCGACCCGCAGGCCAAGGGCGCCCCCACCGGCTGGCAGCTGCCGGTGCGGGAGGTCCGCCTGGCCGCCGGGGCCGGGTACGTTTACGCGCTGTGCGGGTCGGTGTCCACCATGCCGGGCCTGCCCAGCCATCCGGCGGCCCATGACATAGACGTGGACCCGGCTACCGGACAGGTGCTCAACCTGCGCTAGCCGCTGGCTGGGACGGGCCAGGGAACGGACGGGGACAGCCGGGGCGTACCAGCAGGCGGGCGAGGTTGGTTGGGGGCGGTACCACGGTCGCGGCCCGGGCCTGTCAGGAACCTCATCCCTGTGGGGCGCGGCGGCTGCGTAGACTCCGCATGATGACCACCACGACTGCCTCGACGACCCCTGTGGACGCGCGTGCCGCCAGCCCGCTTCCTCGCACCTACCACGTGCGCACCCTGGGCTGCCAGATGAACGTCCACGACTCCGAGCACATGGCTGGCCTGCTGGAGCGGGCGGGCTACCGGCGGGTCGAGGAGGTGCCTGCCGCCGCCGCCCGTGCCACCCAGGCCGGCGACGGCGGGGCCGACGTCGTCATCATCAACACCTGCTCGGTGCGGGAGAACGCCGCCACCCGGCTCTTCGGCAACCTGGGACAGCTGGCCGCCGTCAAGCGGGAGCGGCCCGGCATGCAGATCGCGGTGGCCGGCTGCCTGGCCCAGCAGATGGGCCAGGGCATCATCGACAAGGCCCCCTGGGTGGACGTGGTCTTCGGCACCCACAACCTGGACGTGCTGCCCGCCCTGCTGGAGCGCTCCCGCCACAACCAGGCGGCTGCCGTGGAGCTGGAGGAGTCCCTGAAGGTCTTCCCCTCCACCCTGCCCACCCGCCGCGAGAGCGCCTACGCCGCCTGGGTCTCCATAGCCGTGGGCTGCAACAACACCTGCACCTTCTGCATCGTGCCCTCCCTGCGGGGCAGGCAGCGCGACCGGCGCCCCGGCGAGGTGCTGGCCGAGATCGAGGCCGTGGCCGCCCAGGGCGTCACCGAGGTGACCCTGCTGGGGCAGAACGTGAACTCCTACGGGGTGGGCTTCGGGGACCGGGGGGCCTTCGCCAAGCTGCTACGGGCCGCCGGGGCCGTGGAGGGGATCGAGCGGGTGCGCTTCACCAGCCCGCACCCGGCCGCCTTCACCGACGACGTGATCGAGGCCATGGCCCAGACCCCCCAGGTCATGCCCAGCCTGCACATGCCCCTGCAGTCCGGCTCCGACCGGGTGCTGCGGGCCATGCGCCGCTCCTACCGCTCCGCCCGCTTCCTGGGGATCCTGGAACGGGTGCGGGCAGCCATCCCGGAGGCCGCCATCACCACCGACCTGATCGTCGGCTTCCCCGGGGAGACGGAGGAGGACTTCCAGGCCACCCTCGACGTCGTGCAGCAGGCGCGCTTCGCCTCAGCCTTCACCTTCGAGTACTCCCCGCGCCCCGGCACCCCCGCCGCGGACCTGCCGCAGGTGCCGGTGGAGGTGGTCAAGGACCGCTACCGCCGCCTGGACGAGCTGGTGCGCCGCATCACCCACGAGGAGAACGTCAGGCAGGAGGGACGGGTGGTCGAGGTCATGGTGGCCCAGGGGGAGGGGCGGCGCGACTCCGCCACCGCCCGCGTCTCCGGCCGGGCCGCCGACAACCGCCTGGTGCACCTGGCCCTGCCCGCAGGCCTGTCCCCGCAGGACTACGCCGCAGGCGCGCCCCGCCCCGGGGACATGGTCAAGGTGCGGGTCACCCACGGGGCTCCCCACAACCTGATCGCCGACTCCGCCCGCTGCGGCGGCGCCAGCGGCCCCGCCACCGGCAGCGACCTGCCCGTGGGGGAGCGCCTCTGGTACGACGACGGCCCCGCCCTGTTCGAGGTGCGCCGCACCCGGGCGGGCGACGCCTGGGAACGCCGGGAGCAGGAGGCCGCCAGCCAGCCGGAGCCGGAGACCGCTCCCGTGAGCCTGGGCCTGCCCAGCCTGCGCGTAGGCGCCCCCTGAGCCGGGCGGGCGGGGGCCGCAGGCGTGGCGGGGCTGATAGCAGCGCCTAGCCCGCCTGCCGCTGTCGCAGCAGCTCCAGCACCTCCACGGTCAGCGGCGCCAGCTCCGGGGAGGGCCCCGCCGTCAGCGGCACCCAGCGGATCTCAGCGATCTCCGCGCAGGGCCGCACCCCCGCCACGAAGCCGTGCTCGAACACGGAGGCCACCAGGGTGGTCCCGGCCTCGTTGGCGGCCCAGGTGGTGAACACCCCAGGTCCTGCAGCGCCTGCGGGGACAGGTCCACGCCCAGCTCCTCCGCCGCCTCCCGCACCGCGGTGGACAAGGCGTCCTCACCCGGCTCCGGCTTGCCTCCGGGCAGCATGAAGCGCCCGGTACCCTGCTTGCGGACGGTCAGGACCCGCCCCTGCGGGTCCTGCATGACCACCGCGCTGACGATGATGCTCTCTGGGCTCACGGGCAGAGACTAGCGCCCGCTCCAGCAGCCTCCGGCAGGGCCGGGTGCACGCACGGTCCTGGCTAACCTGGGGGAGTGAGAAAGCGCGTCGCCGTCGTCGGCCCCACCGCCACCGGGAAGTCTGACCTGGCCCTGGACCTGGCGGAGGCCCTGGGCGGCCCCCAGCAGGTGGAGCTGGTCAACGCCGACGCCTCCCAGCTCTACCGGGGCATGGACATCGGCACCGCCAAGCTCCTCCCGCAGCAGCGTCGCGGCCTGAGGCACCACCAGCTCGACGTCCTGGACGTGCGCCAGGAGGCCAGCGTGGCCGCCTACCAGCGCCACGCCCGCGCTGACCTGGCGGACCTGGAGGCCCGGGGGCGGCGCGGCGTCATCGTGGGCGGCTCCGGCCTGTACGTGCGGGCTCTCACCGACCACCTGGACTTCCCCGGCACCGACCCCCAGGTCCGCTCCGCCCTGGAGCAGCGGGCCCTGGCCGAGGGGCCCCGTGCCCTGTGGGAGGAGCTGCGCCGCACCGACCCCGCCAGCGCCGCGCGGATCGAGCCCGCCAACACCCGGCGGGTGGTGCGCGCCCTGGAGGTGGCCGCAGTCACCGGGCGGCCCTTCTCCGCCACCCTGCCCGCCTACACCGACGTCGCCCCCACCGTGCACCTGGCCCTGCGCCCGCCCCGCCCGGCCCTCAACCAGCGCATAGACGCCCGCGCCCGGGCCATGTTCGACCAGGGGCTGCTGGAGGAGACCGCCGCCCTGGACGCCCAGGGCCTGCGTGAGGGGCCGACCGCCAGCCGGGCCATCGGCTACGCCCAGGCGCTCGCGGTGCTCGACGGCGTGCTCAGCGTCGCGCAGGCGGTGGTCCAGACCGCCCAGGCCACACGCAAGCTGGCCTCCCGGCAGATCAAGTGGTTCCGTCGGGACCCCCGCGTCCACTGGATCGACCTGGCCCTGGCGGAGGACGGCACCCTGCCCCCCGGGGAGTGGGCGCGCGTGACCGAGGAGGCACTGGCGCTGGTTCGGGCCGCAGACGCCGTCGCATAGGCTTGGCGCATGATCGACCAGCAGCTTGGAGGTTCCGCCTGGGCGGACCTGAGTGGCCTTGAGCTCCTCAAGGGGCACAGCACCGGCAAGGACCTCCTGCTGCTGATCGACCCCGACTGCCAGGTGGAGCTGGGGGCCGCGCAGGTGACCGCCCTGTGCGACCGGCGCGTGGGCGTGGGGGCTGACGGCTTCGTCCGGGTGGTGCGCACCAGCGCCCTGCCCGGCGCTGAGGGCTTCGCGCAGGCCGTGCCGGAGGCGGAGTGGTTCATGGACCACTACCTGCCCGACGGCTCCGTGGCCCCCGTGTGCGGCAGCGCCCTCCGGCTCTTCGCCCAGGTCCTGGACGCCCAGGGGCTGCAGCCGCTGGCCGACGGCGAGGCGGTGACCGTCGGCACCCGGTGGGGGGCGCGCACCGTCACCCGCAGCGGGGAGCTGTGGACCGTGGACATGGGGCCCGCCCACCTGCTCCTGCCCCCGCAGGCCGCCGCTGACCCCCGGGCGGAGGGCTGGGACACCCTGGTGGAGCTGCCGGGCCTGGCAGGCTACCGGGCCGCCCTGAGCCTGTCCCTTTCCGCACCCCACACGGTGGTGGCCCTGGCGGAGGAGAGCGAGCTGGAGGCCGTGGACCTGAGCGGTCTGCAGGGCACGCAGGACCTGGACGTGGTGCCCCGCCCGGAGGACGGCACCAGCCTGTCCCTGGTGGTTCCCCTGGGCGTGGAGGACACCGGCGGGCAGGAGGTAGGCCGGGCCCGGCTGCGGGCGCTGAAGCAGGGGGGTGGTGAGGACCCTTCTGGCGGGGACGGCGCCTGCGCCGTCGCCGTGGCCCTGCACGAGTGGGAGGGGGCGGGGGCGCCCCAGGACTACCTGCTGGAGGTCCCCGGCGGCAGCCTGGGCGTCCACGTGGGGGAGGACCCCTGGGCGCCCGGTGCCACGTTGCTGCTCACCGGGCCAGCCACCATCACCGGCCGGGTGGTCCTGGCCTGAGGACTGCCCCGCCACGCGGGCCCAGGCCTGCCCCGGCCACCGGCCGGAGAGACATGCACGAACCCGACCAGGAACCGAAACGACTTACTCACGTGTCTAAGCAGAACCAGTCAACGAGCCCAGCCGTAGGAGCAGCAGGCCAGGAGCTGCAGGCCCGGTCCGGAGCCGCCTCCGTGGCCACTACCGGACTGATGCTCTTCGCCCTGTTCTTCGGGGCGGGGAACCTGATCTTCCCCCCGGTGCTGGGGGCCAGTGCGGGCCAGAACCTGCCGGTGGTGATGGCGGGCTTCCTGCTCACCGGCGTGCTCCTGCCCCTGGTGTCCCTGATCGCCGTGTCCACCTCCGGTGAGGGGGTCCTGGGACTGGCCAACCGGGTGGGTAAGCGCTTCGGGGCGGTCATGCCCGCTGTCGTCTACCTGGCGATCGGGCCGCTCTACGCCATCCCACGGGTGGCCACCGTCTCCTACGAGCTGGCTACCAAGCCGGTCCTGGCGCTGCTGGGCTACGCGGCGGAGGAGCATGTCCTGACGGTCTTCGGCTACCTGGTGGTGGACCCGGCCCTGGCGCTCCACGCGGCCGTGTTCTTTGCCATGACCCTGTTCCTGGCGATCACTCCCTCCCGGCTCGCTGACCGGGTGGGCCGCTACCTGACGCCGCTCCTGCTGCTGCTGATCGCGGTTCTGTGCGTGGCCGTGCTGCTGCACGAGCCGGTGGTGGAGCGCGGAGCGGAGCCAGGCTTTGACGTGAGCCCCTTCGCGACGGGCCTGACCCGCGGGTACTTCACCATGGACGTGCTCGGTGCCATCGTCTTCGGGCTCGTGGTGATCTCCGCGGTGCGGGAGCAGGGCTTCACGGGCACCAGGCAGGTCGTGCGCGCCACCAGCGGGGCCGCCGCTATCTCCGCGCTGCTGCTGGGGCTGGTGTACCTGGGCCTGGCCCTGGTAGGCGCGCGGGTGGCGGGGGACCCGGGCAACGGCACCAAGCTGCTGAGCACGGCCGCCCAGACCTCCCTGGGGGTGTGGGGGACCCTGGTGTTCGCCGGGATCGTGCTGCTGGCCTGCGTGACCACGGCGGTGGGGCTGCTGGCGGCCTGGGCTGGCTACGCCACCTCGGTGCTGCGCCTGATCAGCTTTGAGCGGCACGTGGTGCTGGGCGCCCTGGTGTCCTTCCTGCTGGCCAACCTGGGGCTGGAGCTGATCCTGCGCATCGTCTCGCCGGTCACCCTGCTGCTTTACCCGGCGGCTATCGCCCTGGTGGTGGTCACGATCCTGGACGGCGTGGCCCCTGGGCACCTGCGTCTGACCTATGTGGGGGCGACGGCGACCGCCAGCCTGCTCGGGGTGGTCTCCGCCCTGGCGGACGTCGGCGTCACGGCCCCCAGCAGCCTGCTGGCCCGCACCGGGCTGTGGAACGACGCCACCGGCTGGATCCTGCCCACCTTGCTGGTGGCCGGGGCCTGCCTGTGGCTGGACGTGCGGGCCGGCCGCTGGAGCAAACCCGCCTCAGACATGTCCGGGGTGACCGAGCAGGTGGAGCGGGCTGTAACCGGCCAGGGCTGAGCATCTGGCTGCGGGTCTGCCGGGCCGTGCCCGGAACCGGCCGCTGGTGACGGCGCGCCGCCCGGCTGGCCGTCAGGCTCAGGGCCGGATAACGGCCTGGGTGCAGGTCCGGGCACCGTTCCGGGCGCAGCCAGCGGGCTCGCGGCGGCAACGGGCGTCCAGGACGCCGGGCTCAGGCCGTTGGCTTCCGGCCGCCCGGCTCAGGCGGTAGCCCGCCTCACCTGCAGCACCCGGAAGCCCTTGGAGGAGGCGGCTCGCTCCACCTCGTAGCCCTGCTGGGTGAGCCAGCGGGCCAGGGAGTCCGCGCCCAGGTTCCTGCCCACCACCAGCCAGGCGGCGCCGTCGTCAGCCAGCAGCGGCAGCCAGCTGGACAGCAGCCCGTGCAGCGCCTCCTTGCCGATGCGCACCGGCGGGTTGGACCAGATCAGGTCCAGGCTCCTGCCCTGGTCCCGCAGCTCAGCCAGCAGCTCACCGGCCTCCACCACCCGCACGTTCCTGTAGCCTGCGGCAGCGGCGTTGCGGGCCGTCAGCTCCAGGGCCCGCTCGTTGACGTCGGTGGCCAGGACCGTGGCCTGGGGGCTCTCACCGG
It encodes:
- the miaB gene encoding tRNA (N6-isopentenyl adenosine(37)-C2)-methylthiotransferase MiaB encodes the protein MTTTTASTTPVDARAASPLPRTYHVRTLGCQMNVHDSEHMAGLLERAGYRRVEEVPAAAARATQAGDGGADVVIINTCSVRENAATRLFGNLGQLAAVKRERPGMQIAVAGCLAQQMGQGIIDKAPWVDVVFGTHNLDVLPALLERSRHNQAAAVELEESLKVFPSTLPTRRESAYAAWVSIAVGCNNTCTFCIVPSLRGRQRDRRPGEVLAEIEAVAAQGVTEVTLLGQNVNSYGVGFGDRGAFAKLLRAAGAVEGIERVRFTSPHPAAFTDDVIEAMAQTPQVMPSLHMPLQSGSDRVLRAMRRSYRSARFLGILERVRAAIPEAAITTDLIVGFPGETEEDFQATLDVVQQARFASAFTFEYSPRPGTPAADLPQVPVEVVKDRYRRLDELVRRITHEENVRQEGRVVEVMVAQGEGRRDSATARVSGRAADNRLVHLALPAGLSPQDYAAGAPRPGDMVKVRVTHGAPHNLIADSARCGGASGPATGSDLPVGERLWYDDGPALFEVRRTRAGDAWERREQEAASQPEPETAPVSLGLPSLRVGAP
- a CDS encoding NUDIX hydrolase — its product is MFTTWAANEAGTTLVASVFEHGFVAGVRPCAEIAEIRWVPLTAGPSPELAPLTVEVLELLRQRQAG
- the miaA gene encoding tRNA (adenosine(37)-N6)-dimethylallyltransferase MiaA gives rise to the protein MRKRVAVVGPTATGKSDLALDLAEALGGPQQVELVNADASQLYRGMDIGTAKLLPQQRRGLRHHQLDVLDVRQEASVAAYQRHARADLADLEARGRRGVIVGGSGLYVRALTDHLDFPGTDPQVRSALEQRALAEGPRALWEELRRTDPASAARIEPANTRRVVRALEVAAVTGRPFSATLPAYTDVAPTVHLALRPPRPALNQRIDARARAMFDQGLLEETAALDAQGLREGPTASRAIGYAQALAVLDGVLSVAQAVVQTAQATRKLASRQIKWFRRDPRVHWIDLALAEDGTLPPGEWARVTEEALALVRAADAVA
- a CDS encoding diaminopimelate epimerase translates to MIDQQLGGSAWADLSGLELLKGHSTGKDLLLLIDPDCQVELGAAQVTALCDRRVGVGADGFVRVVRTSALPGAEGFAQAVPEAEWFMDHYLPDGSVAPVCGSALRLFAQVLDAQGLQPLADGEAVTVGTRWGARTVTRSGELWTVDMGPAHLLLPPQAAADPRAEGWDTLVELPGLAGYRAALSLSLSAPHTVVALAEESELEAVDLSGLQGTQDLDVVPRPEDGTSLSLVVPLGVEDTGGQEVGRARLRALKQGGGEDPSGGDGACAVAVALHEWEGAGAPQDYLLEVPGGSLGVHVGEDPWAPGATLLLTGPATITGRVVLA
- the brnQ gene encoding branched-chain amino acid transport system II carrier protein translates to MQARSGAASVATTGLMLFALFFGAGNLIFPPVLGASAGQNLPVVMAGFLLTGVLLPLVSLIAVSTSGEGVLGLANRVGKRFGAVMPAVVYLAIGPLYAIPRVATVSYELATKPVLALLGYAAEEHVLTVFGYLVVDPALALHAAVFFAMTLFLAITPSRLADRVGRYLTPLLLLLIAVLCVAVLLHEPVVERGAEPGFDVSPFATGLTRGYFTMDVLGAIVFGLVVISAVREQGFTGTRQVVRATSGAAAISALLLGLVYLGLALVGARVAGDPGNGTKLLSTAAQTSLGVWGTLVFAGIVLLACVTTAVGLLAAWAGYATSVLRLISFERHVVLGALVSFLLANLGLELILRIVSPVTLLLYPAAIALVVVTILDGVAPGHLRLTYVGATATASLLGVVSALADVGVTAPSSLLARTGLWNDATGWILPTLLVAGACLWLDVRAGRWSKPASDMSGVTEQVERAVTGQG
- a CDS encoding class I SAM-dependent methyltransferase gives rise to the protein MSDQHYFTSCPTTEATEHSHVFTIRGRELQVTTAAGVFSTDRLDKGTQVLLEHVPAPASAGTFLDLGCGWGAITLALAGESPQATVLATDVNERALELTARNAAAAGYRNVRVVEAGELLAELRDQGRSLDLIWSNPPVRIGKEALHGLLSSWLPLLADDGAAWLVVGRNLGADSLARWLTQQGYEVERAASSKGFRVLQVRRATA